The following nucleotide sequence is from Barnesiella viscericola DSM 18177.
TGTGGGCATTCTTCACCGTCGGGAACTGGCTGGCGAATCCGATGGGGATACGGTCGGACGGGAGAATCTGAGGCAGCCTGCCGTGCGGGAGGAGACTCACCTGCTCGACGTGGTGAACCAGTTTGCCCAATATACCGACGACGTGCTTCCCGTGGTCGACCGGAACCGCCGTTACGTGGGGGCTATCCCCATTCATGCGGTGATGGTGGCCGTGGCCCGGTTGTGTCAGACCTCGTCGTCGGGGGCCATCATCGAGCTGGAAATTCCTCGGGCCGACTACTCGGCAACCGAACTTACCCGGCTGGTGGAGGATAACGGTTGCCGGGTGATGAATCTGATGATACGCCCCGACGAGAAGTCGGGCCTGTGGCGGGCTTGCCTGCGTATCGACCGTGAGGACGCCACGCCGGTGTTGCGCTCGTTGGAGCGGTTTGACTATCGGGTGCTGAGCTGTTACCAGCTGCACAGTGTGATGGACGACCGCATCGAGCAGCGTATCAAAGAGTTGATGTATTATTTGGAAATGTGAGGTGTGTGATGAAAATTCTCTTGTTTGGACATAATTATCAGGGTTCTCGCTTGGCTCAGGTGCACGAGGTGTTGCAGGTTTTGTCGCGCATGAAGGCTTCGCTGGCGGCCCACCGCGAGTTTTACGAACTGCTCTCCCGCGAATGGCCCGACGTGTGCCAGA
It contains:
- a CDS encoding CBS domain-containing protein, whose product is MKAKDMILPEIPYLSAEMTVGQARAVLDRSGRSSLPVVDAGEYVGILHRRELAGESDGDTVGRENLRQPAVREETHLLDVVNQFAQYTDDVLPVVDRNRRYVGAIPIHAVMVAVARLCQTSSSGAIIELEIPRADYSATELTRLVEDNGCRVMNLMIRPDEKSGLWRACLRIDREDATPVLRSLERFDYRVLSCYQLHSVMDDRIEQRIKELMYYLEM